In one Corallococcus sp. EGB genomic region, the following are encoded:
- the clpB gene encoding ATP-dependent chaperone ClpB, protein MRLDKYTVKAQEAIQEGQSLARRADNPHYEPEHLAAALLGQKDGIVEPLLRKIGVDVKLFAGRLGEALQKLPRIQGGESAMLSQRLMKTFDKAEDEAKALKDEFTSSEHLLLALTQDKGAVGEAMKSSGVTRERVQAGLKEVRGSSRVTSADAESTYQALEKYGRDLTEAARSGKLDPVIGRDEEIRRCIQVLSRRTKNNPVLIGEPGVGKTAIAEGLARRIVDGDVPEGLKNKRLITLDLGAMVAGAKYRGEFEERLKAVLKEVADAAGEIILFIDEMHTLVGAGKAEGAMDAGNMLKPALARGELHCIGATTLDEYRKHIEKDAALERRFQPVFVGEPSVHDTISILRGLKERYEVHHGVRIQDSALVAAATLSHRYISDRFLPDKAIDLVDEASSRLRIEIDSMPTEIDDIRRKVTQLEIEREGLRKETDPHSRERLAVIEKELANLNEMFNSLKAHWDEEKKAIAALRSLKEKQEKARNDQAAAERQGDLNRAAELKFGVIPGLEKELAAQNAKLAELQKNQKFLKEEVDSEDIAAVVAKWTGIPVSKLMEGEMQKLVKMEDRLADRVIGQRSAIEAVSNAVRRARSGLQDPNRPIGSFIFLGPTGVGKTETAKALAEFLFDDDTAMVRIDMSEYMEKHAVSRLVGAPPGYVGYEEGGQLTEAVRRRPYTVVLFDEIEKAHHDVFNILLQILDEGRVTDSQGRTVDFRNTVLILTSNIGSQAIQEGMAGTDTLNEKTRSEVMDALRGHFRPEFLNRVDEIVVFEPLRKKDIYRIVDIQLGRLQKLLQAKRLTLELTDSARELLAERGYDPTYGARPLKRAVQKYLLDPLALKVLNGEFAPGEHIQADAGPDGLTFAKVLVDNTKGVKKTA, encoded by the coding sequence ATGCGACTCGACAAATACACGGTGAAGGCGCAGGAGGCGATCCAGGAGGGTCAGTCCCTGGCCCGCCGGGCCGACAACCCCCACTACGAGCCGGAGCACCTCGCCGCGGCATTGCTGGGGCAGAAGGACGGCATCGTCGAACCCCTTTTGCGCAAGATTGGCGTGGACGTGAAGCTGTTCGCGGGCCGGCTGGGCGAAGCGCTCCAGAAGCTCCCGCGCATCCAGGGCGGCGAGAGCGCCATGCTCAGCCAGCGCCTGATGAAGACCTTCGACAAGGCCGAGGACGAGGCCAAGGCGCTGAAGGACGAGTTCACCTCGTCCGAGCACCTGCTGCTCGCGCTCACCCAGGACAAGGGCGCGGTCGGCGAGGCCATGAAGTCCTCCGGCGTGACGCGCGAGCGCGTGCAGGCGGGCCTCAAGGAGGTGCGTGGCTCCTCGCGCGTGACGAGCGCGGACGCGGAGTCCACCTACCAGGCGCTGGAGAAGTACGGCCGCGACCTCACGGAGGCCGCGAGGAGCGGCAAGCTGGACCCCGTCATCGGGCGTGACGAGGAGATCCGCCGCTGCATCCAGGTGCTCAGCCGCCGCACCAAGAACAACCCGGTGCTCATCGGTGAGCCGGGCGTGGGCAAGACGGCCATCGCCGAAGGCCTGGCCCGCCGCATCGTGGACGGCGACGTTCCGGAAGGCCTGAAGAACAAGCGCCTCATCACCCTGGACCTGGGGGCCATGGTGGCCGGCGCCAAGTACCGCGGCGAGTTCGAGGAGCGCCTCAAGGCGGTCCTCAAGGAGGTCGCGGACGCGGCGGGGGAGATCATCCTCTTCATCGACGAGATGCACACGCTCGTGGGCGCCGGGAAGGCGGAAGGCGCCATGGACGCGGGCAACATGCTCAAGCCGGCGCTCGCGCGCGGCGAGCTGCACTGCATTGGCGCGACGACGCTGGATGAGTACCGCAAGCACATCGAAAAGGACGCCGCGCTGGAGCGCCGCTTCCAGCCGGTGTTCGTGGGCGAGCCCTCGGTGCACGACACCATCAGCATCCTGCGTGGCCTGAAGGAGCGCTACGAGGTCCACCACGGCGTGCGCATCCAGGACTCCGCGCTCGTCGCGGCGGCCACGCTCAGCCACCGGTACATCTCCGACCGCTTCCTGCCGGACAAGGCCATCGACCTGGTCGACGAGGCCTCCAGCCGCCTGCGCATCGAAATCGACTCCATGCCCACGGAGATCGACGACATCCGCCGCAAGGTGACGCAGCTCGAGATCGAGCGCGAGGGCCTGCGCAAGGAGACGGACCCGCACTCGCGTGAGCGCCTGGCCGTCATCGAGAAGGAGCTGGCGAACCTCAACGAGATGTTCAACTCGCTCAAGGCCCACTGGGACGAGGAGAAGAAGGCCATCGCGGCGCTGCGCTCCCTCAAGGAGAAGCAGGAGAAGGCGCGCAACGACCAGGCCGCGGCCGAGCGCCAGGGCGACCTCAACCGCGCCGCGGAGCTGAAGTTCGGCGTCATCCCAGGCCTGGAGAAGGAGCTCGCGGCGCAGAACGCGAAGCTGGCGGAGCTGCAGAAGAACCAGAAGTTCCTCAAGGAGGAGGTGGACTCCGAGGACATCGCCGCGGTCGTGGCCAAGTGGACGGGCATCCCGGTCTCCAAGCTGATGGAGGGCGAGATGCAGAAGCTGGTCAAGATGGAGGACCGGCTCGCGGACCGCGTGATTGGCCAGCGCAGCGCCATTGAAGCGGTGTCCAACGCCGTGCGCCGCGCGCGCAGCGGGCTTCAGGATCCGAACCGGCCCATCGGTTCGTTCATCTTCCTGGGCCCCACGGGCGTGGGCAAGACGGAGACGGCCAAGGCGCTGGCGGAGTTCCTCTTCGACGACGACACGGCCATGGTCCGCATCGACATGTCCGAGTACATGGAGAAGCACGCGGTGTCGCGGCTCGTGGGCGCGCCCCCGGGCTACGTGGGCTACGAGGAGGGCGGCCAGCTGACGGAGGCCGTGCGCCGCAGGCCATACACGGTGGTGCTCTTCGATGAGATCGAGAAGGCACACCACGACGTGTTCAACATCCTGCTGCAGATCCTCGACGAGGGCCGGGTGACGGACAGCCAGGGCCGCACGGTGGACTTCCGCAACACGGTGCTCATCCTCACGTCCAACATCGGCTCGCAGGCCATCCAGGAGGGCATGGCGGGAACGGACACGCTCAACGAGAAGACGCGCAGCGAGGTGATGGACGCGCTGCGCGGACACTTCCGGCCGGAGTTCCTCAACCGCGTGGACGAAATCGTCGTCTTCGAGCCGCTGCGCAAGAAGGACATCTACCGCATCGTGGACATCCAGCTGGGCCGGCTGCAGAAGCTGCTCCAGGCCAAGCGCCTCACGCTGGAGCTCACGGACAGCGCGCGGGAGCTCCTGGCGGAGCGGGGCTACGACCCCACGTACGGCGCCCGTCCGCTGAAGCGCGCCGTGCAGAAGTACCTGTTGGATCCGCTCGCGCTCAAGGTGCTCAACGGCGAGTTCGCGCCGGGCGAGCACATCCAGGCGGACGCGGGCCCGGACGGGCTCACCTTCGCCAAGGTGCTGGTGGACAACACGAAGGGCGTGAAGAAGACGGCGTAG
- a CDS encoding DUF1844 domain-containing protein translates to MSPSEKRGETFVMTGDASPASEESLSFSTFVVGLGSAVLIHLGGAPNPDTGRMEKDLPAARQNLDLLAMLREKTRGNLTAEEEKLVDNLLSDLRMRYVEASRK, encoded by the coding sequence ATGAGCCCTTCGGAGAAGCGGGGTGAGACCTTCGTGATGACGGGGGATGCGAGCCCCGCCTCCGAGGAGTCCCTGTCGTTCAGCACCTTCGTCGTCGGGTTGGGTTCCGCCGTCCTCATCCACCTGGGGGGGGCGCCGAACCCGGACACGGGCCGCATGGAGAAGGACCTGCCGGCGGCCCGGCAGAACCTGGACCTCCTGGCGATGCTGCGCGAGAAGACGCGCGGCAACCTCACCGCCGAGGAGGAGAAGCTGGTGGACAACCTCCTGTCCGACCTGCGCATGCGCTACGTGGAGGCAAGCCGGAAGTGA
- the thiE gene encoding thiamine phosphate synthase encodes MNVSSRPPLPPGPYLLCDDSLRPELSLVDKAGRLLDGGARILQLRMKRTPPREALAAARAVVALCRRAGAVCLLNDRVDLALLSDAHGVHVGDEDLPPEAARELLGPDRYVGVTARGTEGAKAARAAGADYVGVGPLFGTATKVVNAPVLGLEAFRRVVAESPLPVVGIGGVGLSNIASVAATGAHGAAVVSDALLAQDIAGRVRQLAAAFDSARGTGL; translated from the coding sequence ATGAACGTCTCATCCCGCCCCCCGCTTCCCCCAGGCCCCTACCTGCTGTGCGACGACAGCCTCCGTCCGGAGCTGTCGCTGGTGGACAAGGCCGGGCGCCTGCTCGACGGCGGGGCCCGCATCCTCCAGCTGCGCATGAAGCGCACCCCGCCCCGGGAGGCGCTGGCGGCGGCCCGGGCGGTGGTGGCGCTGTGCCGGCGGGCGGGCGCGGTGTGCCTGCTCAACGACCGGGTGGACCTGGCGCTCCTGTCGGACGCGCACGGCGTGCACGTGGGGGACGAGGACCTGCCCCCGGAGGCGGCGCGCGAGCTGTTGGGCCCGGACCGGTACGTGGGCGTGACGGCGCGGGGGACGGAAGGGGCGAAGGCGGCCCGGGCGGCGGGGGCGGACTACGTGGGCGTGGGGCCCTTGTTCGGCACGGCGACGAAGGTGGTGAACGCGCCGGTGCTGGGCCTGGAGGCCTTCCGGCGGGTGGTGGCGGAGAGCCCGCTGCCGGTGGTGGGCATTGGCGGGGTGGGCCTGTCGAACATCGCGAGCGTGGCGGCGACAGGGGCGCACGGCGCGGCGGTGGTGTCCGACGCCCTGCTTGCCCAGGACATCGCCGGGCGTGTGCGGCAGCTGGCGGCGGCGTTTGACAGCGCGCGGGGGACTGGCCTCTAA
- a CDS encoding gamma-glutamyl-gamma-aminobutyrate hydrolase family protein — protein MNPSSSTRHHGATPRRPNIGLSPDWAQPADSAFPRYELKVPYAEAVLRAGGLPFVLPYTDDPSCVDAYLERVSGLVVTGGAFDIPPSAYGEEAREGMGPLKEGRTAFEAQLIRGALKRNLPVLGVCGGMQLLAVVLGGTLFQDILREVPGARDHEQKHDRTQPQHPVEVKSGTLLAEAVGHGQLMVNSTHHQAVNRPGTDVTVSAVAPDGVVEAIESTAHTFALGVQWHPELMLGTIPVHLGVYKSLVQKAREHRR, from the coding sequence ATGAACCCATCCTCCTCCACGCGTCACCACGGGGCGACGCCGCGCCGTCCCAACATCGGCCTGAGCCCGGACTGGGCCCAGCCGGCTGACTCCGCCTTCCCCCGCTACGAGCTGAAGGTGCCGTACGCGGAGGCGGTGCTGCGCGCGGGGGGCCTGCCCTTCGTGCTGCCGTACACCGACGACCCTTCCTGCGTGGACGCCTACCTGGAGCGGGTGTCCGGGCTGGTGGTGACGGGGGGCGCGTTCGACATCCCCCCGTCCGCGTACGGCGAGGAGGCCCGCGAGGGCATGGGCCCGTTGAAGGAGGGCCGCACGGCCTTCGAGGCGCAGCTCATCCGGGGCGCGCTCAAGCGCAACCTGCCGGTGCTGGGCGTCTGCGGCGGCATGCAGCTGTTGGCCGTGGTGCTGGGCGGCACGCTCTTCCAGGACATCCTGCGGGAGGTGCCGGGCGCGCGCGACCACGAACAGAAGCACGACCGCACCCAGCCGCAGCACCCGGTGGAGGTGAAGAGCGGCACGCTGCTGGCGGAGGCCGTGGGGCACGGGCAGCTGATGGTGAACTCCACGCACCACCAGGCGGTGAACAGGCCGGGCACGGACGTGACGGTGAGCGCGGTGGCGCCGGACGGCGTGGTGGAGGCCATTGAGTCCACCGCGCACACGTTCGCGCTGGGCGTGCAGTGGCACCCGGAGCTGATGCTGGGGACCATCCCGGTGCACCTGGGCGTCTACAAGTCGCTGGTGCAGAAGGCGCGCGAGCACCGCCGGTGA
- a CDS encoding bifunctional hydroxymethylpyrimidine kinase/phosphomethylpyrimidine kinase, translating to MRPRVLLLAGLEPTGRAGLLADVAAVRARGGDAVAVPTAQTAQGAHTFAVVPASPRMLTAQVAAAREWGPFHAVKWGVVPGPSQLAAAKAALGDADAWWVVDPVVRSSRGQVLSRLTPRHFLALAGPRVLVTPNLEEAAWLLGRSALGTVDDAQEAAEALCQRGFGAVLVKGGHLPEGQGLADVLAHAGRTVVMRGRRLKRPPERRGTGCRLASALAAELGRGTGPEAAVRAAREHVTGYLRTGRD from the coding sequence GTGAGGCCGCGCGTCCTGCTCCTGGCGGGACTGGAGCCCACGGGCCGGGCGGGGCTGCTCGCGGACGTGGCCGCGGTGCGTGCTCGCGGCGGCGACGCGGTGGCGGTGCCCACGGCCCAGACGGCGCAGGGGGCGCACACCTTCGCGGTGGTGCCGGCGTCCCCGCGCATGCTGACCGCGCAGGTGGCGGCCGCGCGCGAGTGGGGCCCGTTCCACGCGGTGAAGTGGGGCGTGGTGCCCGGGCCCTCGCAGCTGGCCGCGGCGAAGGCGGCGCTCGGGGACGCGGACGCGTGGTGGGTGGTGGACCCGGTGGTGCGCTCGTCGCGAGGGCAGGTGCTGTCGCGCCTCACGCCCCGGCACTTCCTGGCGCTGGCGGGCCCGCGCGTGCTGGTGACGCCGAACCTGGAGGAGGCCGCGTGGCTCCTGGGCCGGTCCGCGCTGGGCACGGTGGACGACGCCCAGGAGGCGGCGGAGGCGCTGTGCCAGCGCGGCTTTGGCGCGGTGCTGGTGAAGGGCGGGCACCTGCCGGAAGGGCAGGGGCTGGCGGACGTGCTGGCCCATGCCGGGCGAACGGTGGTGATGCGGGGGCGGAGGCTGAAGCGGCCCCCGGAGCGCCGGGGCACGGGCTGCCGGCTGGCGTCCGCGCTGGCGGCGGAGCTGGGCCGGGGCACGGGGCCGGAGGCCGCGGTGAGAGCGGCCCGTGAGCACGTCACGGGCTACCTGCGCACCGGCCGGGACTGA
- the dnaB gene encoding replicative DNA helicase yields the protein MQNVLDGREGRRVHEDLAAERAVLGAVLADNGLITPVAEVVHADDFSSPSHAQIFAAMMRLDAQSKQVDHLTLAEELKILGQLVAVGGPAYLMGLDQVVPLAANAVQYANIVKDQAIRRRLANVGREIQDLASQETGELEVLLDEAERKVFLLAEKKREGDLRPVSELMEQTLDLLDKMKTAATGVTGLSTGYIDLDNQLTGLHAGELIILAARPGIGKTSFAMNIAVHAALKENKAVGIFSLEMPADQLLMRLLASTARVDMKKLRGGRLSPHDEEKFQEMAGALYNAPIYIDDSGGLSPFDLRAKARRVKQKDPRLSLIVIDYLQLMHQKGKVESRQLEVAEISRALKQLAKELEVPIIALSQLSRKVEERKGGKPMLSDLRESGSIEQDADVVMFIHRETEEDGGEGGGGGGGGGGGGGGQSNTVIPVELIVAKQRNGPIGSVELVFLAEYTRFESRARSE from the coding sequence ATGCAGAACGTCCTGGACGGTAGGGAAGGTCGGCGGGTCCACGAGGACCTTGCCGCGGAGCGCGCGGTGCTGGGCGCCGTGCTGGCGGACAACGGGCTCATCACGCCCGTGGCGGAGGTCGTCCACGCGGACGACTTCTCCAGCCCTTCGCACGCGCAGATCTTCGCCGCGATGATGCGGCTGGATGCCCAGAGCAAGCAGGTGGACCACCTGACGCTCGCGGAGGAGCTGAAGATCCTCGGGCAGCTCGTCGCGGTGGGCGGCCCCGCGTACCTGATGGGCCTGGACCAGGTCGTCCCGCTGGCGGCCAACGCCGTCCAGTACGCCAACATCGTCAAGGACCAGGCCATCCGCCGGCGCCTGGCCAACGTGGGCCGGGAGATCCAGGACCTCGCCAGCCAGGAGACGGGGGAGCTGGAGGTCCTGCTCGACGAGGCCGAGCGCAAGGTCTTCCTCCTCGCGGAGAAGAAGCGCGAAGGCGACCTGCGGCCGGTCAGCGAGCTGATGGAGCAGACGCTCGACCTGCTCGACAAGATGAAGACCGCGGCGACGGGCGTGACGGGCCTGTCCACGGGCTACATCGACCTGGACAACCAGCTGACCGGCCTGCACGCCGGTGAGCTCATCATCCTCGCGGCGCGTCCCGGCATCGGCAAGACGTCCTTCGCCATGAACATCGCGGTGCACGCGGCGCTCAAGGAGAACAAGGCCGTCGGCATCTTCAGCCTGGAAATGCCCGCGGATCAGCTGCTCATGCGTCTGCTCGCGTCCACGGCGCGCGTGGACATGAAGAAGCTGCGCGGCGGCCGGCTGTCGCCTCATGACGAAGAGAAGTTCCAGGAGATGGCGGGCGCCCTCTACAACGCGCCCATCTACATCGACGACTCCGGCGGCCTGTCCCCGTTCGACCTGCGCGCGAAGGCGCGGCGCGTGAAGCAGAAGGACCCGCGCCTGTCGCTCATCGTCATCGACTACCTCCAGCTGATGCACCAGAAGGGCAAGGTGGAGAGCCGCCAGTTGGAAGTGGCGGAGATCTCCCGCGCGCTCAAGCAGCTGGCCAAGGAGCTGGAGGTGCCCATCATCGCGCTCAGCCAGCTCAGCCGTAAGGTGGAGGAGCGCAAGGGCGGCAAGCCCATGCTGTCGGACCTGCGTGAGTCCGGCTCCATCGAGCAGGACGCCGACGTGGTGATGTTCATCCACCGTGAAACCGAGGAGGACGGCGGCGAGGGAGGAGGGGGTGGCGGAGGTGGAGGGGGCGGCGGTGGCGGCCAGAGCAACACGGTCATCCCCGTGGAGCTCATCGTCGCCAAGCAGCGAAACGGCCCCATCGGCTCCGTCGAGCTGGTGTTCCTCGCGGAGTACACGCGCTTCGAAAGCCGCGCCCGCAGCGAGTAG
- a CDS encoding LytTR family DNA-binding domain-containing protein, with the protein MTVFRVLVVDDEAPARAKVKRLLAADARFTCVGEAQDGTEALARIEALRPDLVVLDVQMPGLTGFEVLEALGPDACPAVIFSTAYERFALQAFEAHAADYLLKPYDAGRFRRALDKAHALLSAGTHGGAALDALLATVAKARPERPLERLVVKVGEGWVPLRLDTVWRLSSDDKYVRLLTAQGEHLVRQTLRALEERLDPTRFVRVHRGDLVNLEAVARLEPWTHGDGILVLKDGSTVILSRTYREAFLQQWGAAE; encoded by the coding sequence ATGACGGTGTTCCGCGTGCTGGTGGTGGACGACGAGGCGCCCGCGCGCGCGAAGGTGAAGCGCCTCCTGGCCGCAGACGCTCGCTTCACCTGCGTGGGCGAGGCCCAGGACGGGACGGAGGCGCTCGCGCGCATCGAGGCGCTGCGGCCGGACCTGGTGGTGCTGGACGTGCAGATGCCCGGCCTCACCGGCTTCGAGGTCCTGGAGGCGCTCGGGCCGGACGCCTGCCCCGCCGTCATCTTCTCCACCGCCTACGAACGCTTCGCGCTCCAGGCCTTCGAGGCCCACGCCGCGGACTACCTCCTCAAGCCCTACGACGCAGGACGCTTCCGCCGGGCGCTCGACAAGGCCCATGCGCTCTTGAGCGCGGGGACGCACGGCGGCGCCGCGCTGGACGCCCTGCTCGCCACGGTGGCCAAGGCCCGCCCGGAGCGCCCCCTGGAACGGCTGGTGGTGAAGGTGGGCGAGGGCTGGGTCCCCCTGCGCCTGGACACCGTGTGGCGCCTGTCGTCCGACGACAAGTACGTGCGGCTCCTCACCGCCCAGGGCGAACACCTGGTGCGCCAGACGCTGCGGGCCCTGGAGGAGCGCCTGGACCCCACCCGCTTCGTGCGCGTGCACCGCGGCGACCTCGTGAACCTGGAGGCCGTGGCCCGCCTGGAGCCGTGGACGCACGGCGACGGCATCCTCGTCCTCAAGGACGGGTCCACGGTGATCCTCAGTCGCACCTACCGGGAGGCCTTCCTCCAGCAGTGGGGCGCGGCCGAGTAG
- a CDS encoding sensor histidine kinase: MSDWEDVPSTGWRWPRLRLRPALKVLAFGVALGVWQGSAVRLTQLMRPNPGPWAPAFIWEMTSALAVTLLLPILMTAVLNAPSPRVGWMRFLGIHAAAFLLFTSLHIALMAGFRHAIYAVLELGDYDLGPAVYALPMEAQKDLVSYGLSCAVIALLYAWRERQARALRSAELEGELRAAQLQSLTGQLHPHFLFNALHTIGSVMYEDLPRTDRLLSDLGQLLRASLERTEPTWTLSEERGHTERFVALLAARFGDRLDVRWDVAPGLEAQRVPCFALQTLVENAVKHNQDLRGALEVRIRARAEADRWALEVEDTGRGFTAPSPASGPGVGLTQLARVLALLHGERARLERGAGPEGGARVTVWLPREAARVEAS, from the coding sequence GTGAGCGACTGGGAGGATGTTCCGTCCACAGGGTGGCGGTGGCCCCGGCTGCGGTTGCGTCCGGCGCTGAAGGTCCTGGCGTTCGGCGTGGCCCTGGGCGTGTGGCAGGGCAGCGCGGTGCGGCTGACGCAGCTCATGCGGCCGAATCCGGGCCCCTGGGCGCCGGCGTTCATCTGGGAGATGACCAGCGCGCTGGCCGTCACGCTGCTCTTGCCCATCCTGATGACGGCGGTGCTCAACGCGCCGTCGCCCCGCGTGGGCTGGATGCGCTTCCTGGGCATCCACGCGGCGGCGTTCCTCCTCTTCACGTCGCTGCACATCGCGCTGATGGCGGGCTTCCGGCACGCGATCTACGCGGTCCTGGAGCTGGGGGACTACGACCTGGGGCCCGCCGTGTACGCGCTGCCCATGGAGGCGCAGAAGGACCTGGTCTCCTACGGCCTGAGCTGCGCGGTCATCGCGCTCCTGTACGCGTGGCGGGAGCGACAGGCCCGTGCGCTCCGGTCCGCGGAGCTGGAGGGCGAGCTGAGGGCCGCACAGCTCCAGTCGCTCACGGGCCAGCTGCACCCGCACTTCCTCTTCAACGCGCTGCACACCATCGGGTCGGTGATGTACGAGGACCTGCCGCGCACGGACCGCCTCCTGAGCGACCTGGGCCAACTGCTGCGCGCGAGCCTGGAGCGCACCGAGCCCACCTGGACGCTGTCCGAGGAGCGCGGCCACACCGAGCGCTTCGTGGCGCTGCTCGCGGCGCGCTTCGGCGACCGGCTGGACGTGCGCTGGGACGTGGCGCCGGGGCTGGAGGCCCAGCGCGTGCCCTGCTTCGCGCTCCAGACGCTGGTGGAGAACGCGGTGAAGCACAACCAGGACCTGCGCGGAGCGCTGGAGGTGCGCATCCGCGCCCGCGCCGAGGCGGACCGTTGGGCGCTGGAGGTGGAGGACACCGGACGCGGCTTCACCGCGCCCTCCCCGGCCTCCGGGCCCGGCGTGGGGCTCACGCAGCTGGCGCGCGTGCTCGCGCTGCTGCACGGCGAGCGGGCCCGGCTGGAACGCGGCGCGGGCCCCGAGGGCGGCGCACGCGTGACGGTGTGGCTGCCCCGCGAGGCGGCCCGGGTGGAGGCGTCATGA
- a CDS encoding acyltransferase, protein MSAPPRPVTAHHPDLDWLRVLAIVVLHLFHTGMMFNTWEWHVKSPQALPALEPVMSVLHLVRMPLLMVISGAGTAFALRRRGLGAFTKDRTKRLFLPLVFGMFVVVPPQIYVERLFRGQFQGSYAEFYPTVFGFVPYPAGSFSWHHLWFVAYLFVYCLLALPLFAALRTQAGGRFLAWADAWLSRGVNVLWLVVPLALTRVLLRDFPETHALLDDPRTFLLYGLLFLYGHLLGRCPGAWDRLVALRHVLLAVAVAALFVEVVLPWPLMPVVPAIVGGTVLLWSGLLTALAYARHRVRTAPAWLPRAQALSYPFYILHQTVIVCVGFLCLRLPVGPWAMLLAVLLLSFTVTLALCEGVSRVSWLRPLFGMKPRAAPPGVLTPEAVG, encoded by the coding sequence ATGAGCGCCCCACCCCGCCCCGTCACCGCGCACCACCCCGACCTGGACTGGCTCCGGGTGCTGGCCATCGTGGTGCTGCACCTGTTCCACACCGGGATGATGTTCAACACCTGGGAGTGGCACGTGAAGAGCCCCCAGGCGCTGCCGGCGCTGGAGCCGGTGATGTCCGTGCTGCACCTGGTGCGCATGCCGCTCCTGATGGTCATCTCCGGCGCGGGCACGGCGTTCGCGCTGCGGCGGCGCGGCCTGGGCGCGTTCACGAAGGACCGGACGAAGCGGCTCTTCCTGCCGCTGGTGTTCGGCATGTTCGTGGTGGTGCCGCCGCAGATCTACGTGGAGCGGCTGTTCCGCGGGCAGTTCCAGGGGAGCTACGCCGAGTTCTACCCGACGGTGTTCGGCTTCGTGCCCTACCCCGCGGGCAGCTTCAGCTGGCACCATCTGTGGTTCGTGGCCTACCTGTTCGTCTACTGCCTCCTGGCGCTGCCCCTCTTCGCGGCGCTGCGCACGCAGGCCGGGGGACGGTTCCTCGCGTGGGCGGACGCGTGGCTGTCGCGAGGGGTGAACGTGCTGTGGCTCGTGGTCCCGCTGGCGCTCACCCGGGTGCTCCTGCGCGACTTTCCGGAGACGCACGCGCTGCTGGATGATCCGCGCACCTTCCTCCTCTACGGCCTGCTGTTCCTCTACGGGCACCTGTTGGGCCGCTGCCCGGGCGCGTGGGACCGGCTGGTGGCGCTGCGCCACGTGCTCCTGGCCGTGGCGGTGGCGGCGCTCTTCGTGGAGGTGGTGTTGCCGTGGCCGCTCATGCCGGTGGTGCCCGCCATCGTGGGGGGCACGGTGCTCCTCTGGAGCGGGCTGCTGACGGCGCTGGCGTACGCGCGTCACCGCGTGCGGACGGCCCCCGCGTGGCTTCCGCGCGCGCAGGCGCTGTCGTATCCGTTCTACATCCTCCACCAGACGGTCATCGTCTGCGTGGGCTTCCTGTGTCTGCGCCTGCCGGTGGGTCCCTGGGCCATGCTCCTCGCGGTGCTCCTGCTGTCCTTCACCGTCACGCTGGCGCTGTGCGAGGGCGTGTCGCGCGTGTCCTGGCTGCGGCCGCTCTTCGGCATGAAGCCGCGCGCGGCGCCCCCGGGCGTCCTGACCCCGGAGGCCGTGGGGTGA
- the rplI gene encoding 50S ribosomal protein L9: MKVILREDIDNLGKSGELVTVKDGFGRNFLLPRKKAVLASEQNLRQLEHEKAVQTARNAKLKGAADEQAKKLGSVKVTIKRKVGEQDKLFGSVTVLDIAEALAAQGQQVDRRQLHLAEPIKSLGSYDVELRLHREVTAKIKVDVVAE; the protein is encoded by the coding sequence ATGAAGGTCATTCTGCGTGAGGACATCGACAACCTCGGCAAGTCCGGCGAGCTCGTCACGGTGAAGGACGGCTTCGGCCGCAACTTCCTGCTGCCGCGCAAGAAGGCGGTGCTGGCCAGCGAGCAGAACCTGCGCCAGCTGGAGCACGAGAAGGCCGTGCAGACCGCGCGCAACGCCAAGCTGAAGGGCGCCGCCGACGAGCAGGCCAAGAAGCTGGGCAGCGTCAAGGTCACCATCAAGCGCAAGGTGGGCGAGCAGGACAAGCTGTTCGGCTCCGTCACGGTGCTGGACATCGCCGAGGCGCTCGCGGCCCAGGGCCAGCAGGTGGATCGCCGCCAGCTGCACCTGGCCGAGCCCATCAAGTCGCTGGGCAGCTACGACGTGGAGCTGCGCCTGCACCGCGAGGTGACGGCGAAGATCAAGGTCGACGTGGTGGCCGAGTAG
- the rpsR gene encoding 30S ribosomal protein S18 translates to MSNGMDSKQGAGASRGPGGGGGYGGGSRGGDRGGDRGGDRDRGGDRGDRGMGGDDDKRGGRGFGRKKVCRFCAEKNAQVDFKDQATLKYFVTERGKIIPRRISGNCAKHQREVAVAIKRARGIALLPYNAVVG, encoded by the coding sequence ATGAGCAACGGCATGGATAGCAAGCAGGGCGCGGGCGCTTCCCGCGGCCCCGGTGGCGGTGGCGGCTACGGCGGCGGTTCGCGCGGTGGCGACCGTGGCGGTGATCGCGGCGGTGACCGCGACCGTGGTGGTGATCGCGGCGACCGCGGCATGGGCGGCGACGACGACAAGCGCGGTGGTCGCGGCTTCGGCCGCAAGAAGGTCTGCCGCTTCTGCGCGGAGAAGAACGCGCAGGTGGACTTCAAGGACCAGGCGACGCTGAAGTACTTCGTCACCGAGCGCGGCAAGATCATCCCCCGCCGCATCTCCGGCAACTGCGCGAAGCACCAGCGTGAGGTGGCGGTGGCCATCAAGCGCGCCCGCGGCATCGCGCTCCTCCCCTACAACGCGGTGGTCGGCTAG